A DNA window from Rhineura floridana isolate rRhiFlo1 chromosome 11, rRhiFlo1.hap2, whole genome shotgun sequence contains the following coding sequences:
- the TNK1 gene encoding non-receptor tyrosine-protein kinase TNK1 isoform X1: protein MAPDDGTEWLFQLLSEIQLEQFYDKIRNELHVTRPGHFDYVKPSDLDRIGMGRPGQRRLEEALKRRKPQGQRPMSWVYKMFTGGRSPDNEDPPSPQPCTNPRPDADVSLKCLISEWDLRIRERLGDGCFGIVHRAEWNVPRGGLIPVAVKSLRSDVSCDPGALIDFLNEVNAMCCLDHPNLLRLHGVVLTQPLKMVTELAPLGSLYDRLRPPFPLHQLWTYALQVAKGMAYLESKLFVHRDLATRNILLASEESAKISDFGLMRPLSSKSDRYIMSVHRRIPFAWCSPESLRMGIFTSASDVWMFGVTLWEMFSYCEEPWMGFSGRQIMLKIDREGRRLERPDDCPRGIHSLALKCWAHNPEERPRFREIVSMLQELRPKEVKASQELNEPGWLRLEANDTVTVIEGRPDLSTWRGQNKRTLKVGIFPSSTVMSEDEAPPAGTPQISLPIRHSFVHLGHGDVDPERAWGAPDRMEEKKPKAQAGNVNPQNRTGGKQQLMHLARLSKSLESISEFSVLHSKPRLPPFKVDPPSVPFQRRFSDLPGPLPPAQQLEHRGPKPPSRLPNPALPSWALPKPDFSAGAREKEQRPPRPAPKGPPLLLPSAPSSGQRPTLSEIEKKIKEVEDRVHGTTMEECREALRVHGWDVHKAAQILKVDQLFHISSHSREECRRILEKHRWNLAMASRYVLSRRLRA from the exons ATGGCACCAGATGATGGCACGGAATGGCTTTTTCAGCTGCTGTCTGAAATCCAGTTGGAACAGTTTTATGACAAGATCCGCAACGAGCTTCACGTCACCCGTCCGGGCCATTTTGATTACGTCAAGCCCTCTGATCTTGATCGCATTGGCATGGGACGCCCAG GACAGAGACGGTTAGAGGAGGCCTTGAAGCGCAGGAAGCCTCAAGGCCAGCGCCCTATGTCCTGGGTGTATAAG ATGTTCACTGGGGGACGAAGCCCAGACAATGAAGAcccccccagcccccagccctgcaCAAACCCCCGGCCGGATGCTGACGTCTCCCTGAAGTGCCTGATCAGCGAGTGGGACTTACGGATCCGGGAGCGCCTGGGAGACGGCTGTTTCGGGATAGTGCACCGCGCCGAGTGGAACGTGCCCAGAGGGGGACTT ATCCCTGTGGCCGTGAAATCGCTGCGTTCTGATGTCTCCTGTGACCCGGGTGCCCTGATCGATTTCCTCAACGAAGTCAACGCTATGTGCTGCCTGGATCATCCCAACCTCCTCCGCCTCCACGGGGTGGTGCTGACTCAACCCCTCAAGATG gtgacggAGCTGGCCCCCCTGGGGTCCCTCTACGACCGACTGAGGCCGCCCTTCCCCCTCCACCAGCTCTGGACCTACGCCCTGCAGGTTGCCAAGGGCATGGCCTACTTGGAGTCCAAGCTCTTTGTCCACCGTGACCTGGCCACGCGGAACATCCTCCTGGCCTCTGAGGAGAGCGCCAAGATCAGCGACTTCGGCCTCATGAGGCCGCTCTCCAGCAAGAGTGACCGCTACATCATGTCTGTCCACCGGCGCATCCCTTTCGCTTG GTGCTCCCCAGAGAGCTTGCGCATGGGGATTTTCACCAGTGCCTCTGATGTGTGGATGTTTGGGGTCACCCTCTGGGAGATGTTCTCCTACTGTGAGGAGCCTTGGATGGGCTTCTCAGGACGACAG atCATGCTCAAGATTGACAGAGAAGGGAGACGGCTCGAACGCCCAGACGACTGCCCCAGGGGCATCCACTCCCTGGCGCTGAAATGCTGGGCCCACAACCCAGAGGAGAGACCCCGTTTCCGCGAGATTGTCAGCATGCTGCAAGAG CTCCGTCCTAAGGAAGTGAAGGCCTCCCAAGAACTGAACGAGCCCGGCTGGCTGCGGCTTGAAGCAAACGACACGGTCACGGTGATTGAAGGCAG ACCTGACTTGTCCACGTGGAGAGGACAGAACAAGCGAACGCTGAAAGTGGGCATCTTCCCATCTTCCACAGTGATGTCAGAGGATGAAGCGCCCCCTGCTGGGACCCCACAGATTAGCCTCCCCATCCGACACTCCTTTGTGCACCTGGGTCATGGGGACGTTGACCCTGAGCGTGCATGGGGCGCTCCAGACCGAATGGAGGA GAAGAAACCAAAAGCGCAGGCGGGGAATGTCAACCCCCAGAATCGAACTGGGGGTAAGCAGCAGCTCATGCACTTGGCTC GCCTCTCCAAAAGCTTAGAGTCCATTTCGGAATTCAGCGTCCTGCACAGCAAACCTCGTCTCCCACCCTTCAAGGTGGACCCTCCCAGTGTTCCTTTCCAGCGGCGCTTCAGTGACCTTCCAGGGCCTCTCCCTCCAGCCCAGCAGCTGGAACATCGGGGCCCTAAGCCGCCTTCCCGGCTCCCGAATCCAGCCCTCCCCTCCTGGGCTCTGCCCAAACCTGACTTTTCTGCAGGGGCCAGGGAGAAGGAGCAGAGGCCGCCCAGGCCGGCCCCCAAAGGGCCCCCCCTGCTGCTACCCTCAGCCCCCTCCAGTGGGCAAAGGCCGACCCTGAGTGAGATAGAGAAGAAAATCAAGGAG GTGGAAGACAGGGTCCACGGGACGACGATGGAGGAGTGTCGCGAGGCCTTGAGGGTGCACGGCTGGGATGTTCACAAAGCAGCCCAGATACTGAAG GTGGACCAGCTCTTCCACATCAGTTCCCACTCGCGGGAAGAGTGCCGGCGGATCCTGGAGAAGCACCGCTGGAACCTGGCCATGGCCTCGCGCTACGTGCTCAGCCGGAGGCTCCGCGCATGA
- the TNK1 gene encoding non-receptor tyrosine-protein kinase TNK1 isoform X2: MAPDDGTEWLFQLLSEIQLEQFYDKIRNELHVTRPGHFDYVKPSDLDRIGMGRPGQRRLEEALKRRKPQGQRPMSWVYKMFTGGRSPDNEDPPSPQPCTNPRPDADVSLKCLISEWDLRIRERLGDGCFGIVHRAEWNVPRGGLIPVAVKSLRSDVSCDPGALIDFLNEVNAMCCLDHPNLLRLHGVVLTQPLKMVTELAPLGSLYDRLRPPFPLHQLWTYALQVAKGMAYLESKLFVHRDLATRNILLASEESAKISDFGLMRPLSSKSDRYIMSVHRRIPFAWCSPESLRMGIFTSASDVWMFGVTLWEMFSYCEEPWMGFSGRQIMLKIDREGRRLERPDDCPRGIHSLALKCWAHNPEERPRFREIVSMLQELRPKEVKASQELNEPGWLRLEANDTVTVIEGRPDLSTWRGQNKRTLKVGIFPSSTVMSEDEAPPAGTPQISLPIRHSFVHLGHGDVDPERAWGAPDRMEEKKPKAQAGNVNPQNRTGGKQQLMHLARLSKSLESISEFSVLHSKPRLPPFKVDPPSVPFQRRFSDLPGPLPPAQQLEHRGPKPPSRLPNPALPSWALPKPDFSAGAREKEQRPPRPAPKGPPLLLPSAPSSGQRPTLSEIEKKIKEVDQLFHISSHSREECRRILEKHRWNLAMASRYVLSRRLRA, from the exons ATGGCACCAGATGATGGCACGGAATGGCTTTTTCAGCTGCTGTCTGAAATCCAGTTGGAACAGTTTTATGACAAGATCCGCAACGAGCTTCACGTCACCCGTCCGGGCCATTTTGATTACGTCAAGCCCTCTGATCTTGATCGCATTGGCATGGGACGCCCAG GACAGAGACGGTTAGAGGAGGCCTTGAAGCGCAGGAAGCCTCAAGGCCAGCGCCCTATGTCCTGGGTGTATAAG ATGTTCACTGGGGGACGAAGCCCAGACAATGAAGAcccccccagcccccagccctgcaCAAACCCCCGGCCGGATGCTGACGTCTCCCTGAAGTGCCTGATCAGCGAGTGGGACTTACGGATCCGGGAGCGCCTGGGAGACGGCTGTTTCGGGATAGTGCACCGCGCCGAGTGGAACGTGCCCAGAGGGGGACTT ATCCCTGTGGCCGTGAAATCGCTGCGTTCTGATGTCTCCTGTGACCCGGGTGCCCTGATCGATTTCCTCAACGAAGTCAACGCTATGTGCTGCCTGGATCATCCCAACCTCCTCCGCCTCCACGGGGTGGTGCTGACTCAACCCCTCAAGATG gtgacggAGCTGGCCCCCCTGGGGTCCCTCTACGACCGACTGAGGCCGCCCTTCCCCCTCCACCAGCTCTGGACCTACGCCCTGCAGGTTGCCAAGGGCATGGCCTACTTGGAGTCCAAGCTCTTTGTCCACCGTGACCTGGCCACGCGGAACATCCTCCTGGCCTCTGAGGAGAGCGCCAAGATCAGCGACTTCGGCCTCATGAGGCCGCTCTCCAGCAAGAGTGACCGCTACATCATGTCTGTCCACCGGCGCATCCCTTTCGCTTG GTGCTCCCCAGAGAGCTTGCGCATGGGGATTTTCACCAGTGCCTCTGATGTGTGGATGTTTGGGGTCACCCTCTGGGAGATGTTCTCCTACTGTGAGGAGCCTTGGATGGGCTTCTCAGGACGACAG atCATGCTCAAGATTGACAGAGAAGGGAGACGGCTCGAACGCCCAGACGACTGCCCCAGGGGCATCCACTCCCTGGCGCTGAAATGCTGGGCCCACAACCCAGAGGAGAGACCCCGTTTCCGCGAGATTGTCAGCATGCTGCAAGAG CTCCGTCCTAAGGAAGTGAAGGCCTCCCAAGAACTGAACGAGCCCGGCTGGCTGCGGCTTGAAGCAAACGACACGGTCACGGTGATTGAAGGCAG ACCTGACTTGTCCACGTGGAGAGGACAGAACAAGCGAACGCTGAAAGTGGGCATCTTCCCATCTTCCACAGTGATGTCAGAGGATGAAGCGCCCCCTGCTGGGACCCCACAGATTAGCCTCCCCATCCGACACTCCTTTGTGCACCTGGGTCATGGGGACGTTGACCCTGAGCGTGCATGGGGCGCTCCAGACCGAATGGAGGA GAAGAAACCAAAAGCGCAGGCGGGGAATGTCAACCCCCAGAATCGAACTGGGGGTAAGCAGCAGCTCATGCACTTGGCTC GCCTCTCCAAAAGCTTAGAGTCCATTTCGGAATTCAGCGTCCTGCACAGCAAACCTCGTCTCCCACCCTTCAAGGTGGACCCTCCCAGTGTTCCTTTCCAGCGGCGCTTCAGTGACCTTCCAGGGCCTCTCCCTCCAGCCCAGCAGCTGGAACATCGGGGCCCTAAGCCGCCTTCCCGGCTCCCGAATCCAGCCCTCCCCTCCTGGGCTCTGCCCAAACCTGACTTTTCTGCAGGGGCCAGGGAGAAGGAGCAGAGGCCGCCCAGGCCGGCCCCCAAAGGGCCCCCCCTGCTGCTACCCTCAGCCCCCTCCAGTGGGCAAAGGCCGACCCTGAGTGAGATAGAGAAGAAAATCAAGGAG GTGGACCAGCTCTTCCACATCAGTTCCCACTCGCGGGAAGAGTGCCGGCGGATCCTGGAGAAGCACCGCTGGAACCTGGCCATGGCCTCGCGCTACGTGCTCAGCCGGAGGCTCCGCGCATGA